One Heptranchias perlo isolate sHepPer1 chromosome 39, sHepPer1.hap1, whole genome shotgun sequence DNA segment encodes these proteins:
- the LOC137305201 gene encoding RNA-binding protein 4B-like isoform X3 produces the protein MVKLFVGKLPPEVRRDEVQPLFEQFGRVSECDLVKDYGFVHMEDVEAAQRAISHLNHYKLRGFSIIVAFSKSKIISSSKLHVANVSSHCSKQELSAMFEKYGPVVKCRIIKNDAFVEMERGEDAKEAMRALSDTDFKGSNLQQLGLPGT, from the exons ATGGTGAAGCTCTTCGTGGGGAAGCTGCCCCCGGAGGTCCGGCGGGATGAGGTCCAGCCGCTGTTCGAGCAGTTCGGCAGAGTCAGCGAGTGCGATCtggtgaag GATTACGGTTTTGTGCACATGGAAGACGTGGAGGCAGCGCAAAGAGCGATCTCCCACCTGAATCATTACAAGCTGCGGGGGTTCTCCATTATCGTGGCATTCAGCAAGAGTAAGATTATATCCTCGTCGAAACTGCATGTTGCCAACGTCAGCTCCCATTGCAGCAAGCAAGAGCTGAGCGCTATGTTTGAGAAATATGGACCAGTCGTCAAATGCAGGATTATAAAGAATGATGCCTTTGTGGAGATGGAAAGAGGGGAGGATGCCAAAGAAGCTATGAGAGCACTTAGTGACACAGATTTTAAAG